The DNA region GATCTTATGTAATTCTTTTTTTGAAATGTCACGATTTTGTCACGATATTGTCAGTTTCCACATTTTGAAACTTATTTTGATATTCTAAATCTTTCATTAAATATAGATCGTGATTAAAAAGGCTCGGTGGTCAACAAGTTAAAGTAACAATCAGACCTACCTAAAATTTGACGATATGGcttgtttacatataaataattatcacctagagaaaaaaaatcataaattttgactttaaaatttgGGAATTTTCCTATAATTTTACAAGATAGCTCTTCTTCtgaaggagatcaatacagtctaaaatggccacaaccaccGAACCTTCTTAAGATCAATactgattttcatataaatcaaTGACACGTAATTTGAAATGGTTTTAATCACAAAATAAGCATACATCTTTTTTCACAAATGTGATATGTATTTTGCAGAATGCCCTCCAAAGCCTCACTGTTCTAACTCAGGCTCACCCAACTGCCGGGCATCTCTCGTGTACGAAAAAATAGGAACAAACGTGTGTGCCGTCAGATGCGAAACTAAGTGCGACAGCCGGTGCCCGCCTCTACCCCAATGTCCAGAACCCAGAGAAGGCTGCAGCCCAATGTACAAGTACTCTCACATCAGATCAGACAAGGTCTGTCCAACAAGATGTGAACTCAAGTGCGAGTGCCCCGTCCCCCCTACCTGCCCTCCTGCCCCATCGGCAGACTgtgttactataaatagaaatAAGATTATCGACAACACGGAATGTCCGTTCGGATGCATTCACCAGTGTTGTAAAAAGGAGGTCAAATGTCCCAAGCCAGACCCGGCTAATCCTTATTGTGTCTCCACATACACACAGTACAAGACAATCAATGGAAAGAAGTGTCCAATCAGCTGTTTCTGTGTACCTGATGTTTCAGTCGCCACATTTAAGAAACGATAAAGTACGAACCTCATGAAGGCGGATTTCTCTTGCTGTTGCTGTATTCATTGAAATTATAGGGCtaatatttaattgataaataaagaattgaaatatCTAACTggattttatattatattaacgAATAGGAATCGGACCAGACTCTCGCACGAGTCAATTCTCGAGGTAGAAAGTCTGCGGGGAGCGAGACTAAACAGGAATCTGACCAGACTCTAGCACGAGTCAAGTCTCAACAACTCTCGTTGCTGTTGCTTTAAAACGGCCGTTTAGTCCATAGCATCAGATGCTTTGACAGATATCAATATGATTGGAATCGCATCAAAATGAAACactaaagttttaaaaagatcataaatattttcagacgaaataatatttcaaatatttaatatacctacatgtatatatacatgtttgacTGTATACATTTAAGGCATTATACGGCAAATGTTGCAAAAGTTTTAGACTTCCATTATTGATATTGTCAATATAAGCATAACTCTTCAAATCTGCCAATATCTGAAATGCATTGTAGTGCAGAGAAGTTCTTAAGTTTATGGCACATTAATCATCTTTTGAATCAAAGGATAAAGCTTCTCCTGTAACCATGCATTGCTCTTAATCCGAGATGGACGTCCCCAAAATATTATCAACACAATACCGATTTTCCGTTTGTCAATCAAATATGTTAGGCTGCATTAACCATACATTGTTTGACAAGTCACGAAAACCGAGATTAAATATTTCCAAGTTTGTTATCTTAAAACACGCCTACTTCGATCCACACTGACTTGCACACCTACTCACTGTAGACTACACGTATTTTCATTGACACACGTAGGCTCCCATCCAACCACAACTACGTCcctcacaaataaaaaaaaaatccaacccCAAAAACCATACATAGTGTTTCTTGCTGAAACGTACATTTAGTAATTTGGAACCTGCATTGAAACCTCTAAATATTCCTTGCTTATCAAacttacaaatgaatattttaaaacaattttgtttaataagcacattaatagaaatattaaaCATCAGCGTCCATGGTGCTGAATATGCTGGATAATCTAAAATATCAAGTGAGATTTAGTTAGCCAAAAATTGTTGCAAAATATGCTATTATTAAAGGTTTAACGTACAAGTATgtacttacatacatgtaactaataCTAATCCGAATAAgtgtttaaagaataaacataCATTCTATTGCAAaacaatttaagaataattatgtACTTATCCtgtatgtttttattgattattgagTAACTGAAAGTCTTGTATTAAATCAAAAAATCTAAATCAGCTTTTATAGTCACTTAACTGGCAATATACGTACATTTGTGTAGTAATGGTCAAAGTCGTGCCTTGTAACTTGGTTGTCACCTTCCAACAAATATTTAAGTACATTAATACAAGTAATACTACAAATTGTGAACTGTTGGTGGTAATGTTTTTACGATTATTATTGTCATCATCATACAAACCATTATGATCCATTGCTAAAAAGTTGGCGTAGACAAGTTCATGTTTTTGGAGAAAACCATCCTTGTTGGTGTCAAAATGGTTGAACAGCTCGTGTCTTAAGGGGTTATCGTTGGCATGGGCTGTAAACTCGGCATAGGATAGTTTTGCATCCCCTTAAACGTAGAAAATGATTATAAAGTGTATATGTTCATAATTGCTAAGATTTCGCAATTCACAAATATCTGTATGCCGTATATAAAATTGATCGCTCTAAATAAAATTGATCCCTCGACCATAAAAGGTTTTTGTATTGGCATTGGAAATGACAGCATATTTCCAATCTTAACTACCGTCTGTGTCACGAACATCAAAAACACTGGCTAGCTCTTCTAATTCCAAGAGGCCATCTTTCGGGTGAACATCCAACCTGAGGAAAGCTTGGTCTACCAGCTGAGCAATGTCATGATGGTGTTGACTAAAAGGATGCCACCAAGTAATAAAAAATGTCATCAAGTCTTATATATAAAGAGAGACAATATGAATCACATCTTTATTGTCTAGAAAATTCTTTAACTAATAAGATGAAATTGAGACTTTGTATAATATCAAcgtaaaaataaaaccatttatttcaaaacaaaaaattaacttaCGCCAATACAGAAGAAACGACAAAGGCCAAAATTAAATGTCTCATTGCTAAAACATATGGCAAAAAAGGAATTAATGAATAAACTATTTCTTGAAcagtagaaaaaaataaaaaaaatcattaagtaGGAACTACGATAGGAATGAATATTACTCAAGTcgtcatgattataacaaagAACTCTTACCAGCTGCTCAGGTTTACACTGCAAAGTTTGCACAGCGACGCTTTTGTTGAAGTTTTATACACTGTCAAAACGGGCAGATAACGCAAAAGTTAGATTACAGAACGATTTAGTGTCTTCCAAAACTCCACTTCACCTCTCTTGTGTATTAGACATGAACACCGGTATAACATTTGCATCATTACGCTATAGGgttttacgaaaaaaaattatttgacggaattttttttttttgatctgAGTTTGTCTctataatttacaaataaagaTGTACCACATggttacatgtaaacaaacatattgAATTAACAACAATCAACCACATATAGATAATTTCAACGTACCCTCACAGACAAAAATATCTCGTGAGAATTGATAGTTTCTTTGACCAATTTTAAGAATAGGTTACACTCCTTTGAGACAAAGTTGCAAAATAAGCAAGCCTATACTCTTTCCTCAACAGATTGTTGCAG from Crassostrea angulata isolate pt1a10 chromosome 7, ASM2561291v2, whole genome shotgun sequence includes:
- the LOC128191784 gene encoding uncharacterized protein LOC128191784, producing MLLKEVITFACAIFSCTTGATQVITADYAECPPKPHCSNSGSPNCRASLVYEKIGTNVCAVRCETKCDSRCPPLPQCPEPREGCSPMYKYSHIRSDKVCPTRCELKCECPVPPTCPPAPSADCVTINRNKIIDNTECPFGCIHQCCKKEVKCPKPDPANPYCVSTYTQYKTINGKKCPISCFCVPDVSVATFKKR
- the LOC128191790 gene encoding uncharacterized protein LOC128191790 isoform X1; the encoded protein is MRHLILAFVVSSVLAQHHHDIAQLVDQAFLRLDVHPKDGLLELEELASVFDVRDTDGDAKLSYAEFTAHANDNPLRHELFNHFDTNKDGFLQKHELVYANFLAMDHNGDNQVTRHDFDHYYTNYLFCGFIWNKRKGGRN
- the LOC128191790 gene encoding uncharacterized protein LOC128191790 isoform X2, whose amino-acid sequence is MRHLILAFVVSSVLAQHHHDIAQLVDQAFLRLDVHPKDGLLELEELASVFDVRDTDGDAKLSYAEFTAHANDNPLRHELFNHFDTNKDGFLQKHELVYANFLAMDHNGDNQVTRHDFDHYYTNIIQHIQHHGR